A genomic window from Elaeis guineensis isolate ETL-2024a chromosome 3, EG11, whole genome shotgun sequence includes:
- the LOC140856464 gene encoding signal recognition particle 9 kDa protein — protein sequence MVYIASWDEFVERSVQLFRADPQASRYVMKYRHCDGKLVLKVTDNRECLKFKTDQAQDAKKMEKLNNIFFTLMARGPDADISEVSGKEQVEQQASKKGRGRRQ from the exons ATGGTTTACATCGCCTCTTGGGACGAGTTCGTGGAGAGATCCGTGCAGCTCTTCCGCGCGGATCCCCAAGCG TCTCGGTACGTGATGAAGTATAGGCACTGCGACGGGAAGCTGGTCCTCAAGGTTACAGACAACCGTGAG TGTCTGAAGTTCAAGACAGACCAGGCCCAGGATGCAAAAAAGATGGAGAAACTCAACAACATATTCTTCACTTTGATGGCCCGTGGTCCTGATG CTGACATATCAGAAGTATCAGGCAAGGAACAGGTGGAGCAGCAGGCTTCGAAgaaagggaggggaaggaggCAATAA